The Verrucomicrobiia bacterium genome contains a region encoding:
- a CDS encoding PIN domain-containing protein, which produces MASQHQLVDTNVLIRFFTGDPPEMAQKARRLVERADRGEVLVTILPLILAEAFYTLESFYEMKRAPIAQKFLDFLQARGIQAMELSRLLDALKRCRDGNAHFADAYLAASAVELKHPIASFDTDFDKFKGVQRVEPEN; this is translated from the coding sequence ATGGCCTCCCAGCACCAGTTGGTGGATACGAATGTTTTGATTCGGTTTTTCACTGGAGACCCTCCCGAGATGGCGCAGAAGGCCCGCCGTCTGGTTGAGCGAGCCGACAGAGGAGAGGTCCTTGTGACAATCTTGCCTCTCATCCTTGCCGAAGCGTTTTATACCCTCGAATCTTTTTACGAAATGAAACGGGCGCCCATTGCTCAAAAGTTCTTGGATTTTCTGCAAGCTCGTGGCATCCAGGCCATGGAGTTGTCGCGTCTGTTGGATGCCCTGAAGAGATGCCGCGACGGCAATGCTCATTTTGCAGATGCTTATCTGGCGGCCTCGGCGGTGGAATTAAAACATCCTATTGCGTCCTTTGATACGGATTTTGACAAATTCAAAGGCGTGCAGCGCGTCGAGCCAGAGAATTAG
- a CDS encoding TetR family transcriptional regulator — protein sequence MKKRSLRTARSSEAPARGKRLANKERTRLAILRAALDLFAQRGFYRTTTQAISRRAKIAEGTLFNYFQTKEDLALYFFERELLEIIEWYHREKRLQRSPLAEKLFGIIHHLLERLAPYEEFIGAVYLRALQPSSKLSPLSLQSQEHNLRYLRFIRDVLAESSAQGELPEVGDLGAYAFGLFHLAIITYWLQDRSAGKEQTLALLDRCLKLADHLLKKGGWEW from the coding sequence ATGAAGAAGCGCTCACTCCGGACGGCTCGCTCATCCGAGGCGCCCGCGCGCGGCAAACGGCTGGCCAACAAAGAGCGGACCAGGCTGGCCATTCTCCGCGCCGCGCTGGACCTGTTCGCGCAGCGGGGGTTTTATCGCACAACGACCCAGGCCATTTCCCGCCGGGCAAAAATAGCTGAGGGCACCCTGTTTAACTATTTTCAAACCAAGGAAGACCTGGCGCTCTATTTCTTTGAGCGGGAGCTGCTCGAGATAATCGAGTGGTATCATCGCGAGAAACGGCTGCAGCGGTCGCCTTTGGCTGAAAAACTCTTTGGGATTATCCATCATCTGCTGGAACGGCTTGCCCCATACGAGGAGTTTATTGGAGCGGTCTATTTGCGCGCGCTTCAACCCTCGTCCAAGCTCAGCCCGTTGAGTCTCCAATCGCAGGAACACAATTTGCGCTATTTGCGCTTTATTCGCGATGTGCTGGCCGAGTCGAGCGCGCAAGGGGAACTGCCCGAGGTGGGTGACCTGGGCGCTTACGCATTCGGCCTCTTTCACCTGGCGATCATTACTTACTGGCTGCAGGACCGTTCGGCGGGCAAGGAACAGACCCTGGCGTTGCTGGACCGCTGCCTCAAGCTGGCGGACCACCTGCTGAAAAAGGGAGGATGGGAATGGTAA
- a CDS encoding AarF/ABC1/UbiB kinase family protein yields the protein MGMVRKGASAGIVSRGLRLGRLGLSLTGSYLGYQAQNLFWGEATRDKRQRAFEERASKQVRRELGSLKGAAMKLGQLLSLQTHALPAEAIEELSQLQMSAPAMHPTLARAQFKAALGKYPEEVLAEFEPEPFAAASLGQVHRARTKEGEKAAVKIQYPAIRSSIESDFKLLRSAMLPARASGHLPKAILDEVQRGFLEETDYIHEARNIESFASGLRRFEYLSIPKVHPGLTAERVLTMSFVEGENVGEFLKKRPSPSVRDLLGERLIELFYFQLHWLKALHADHHPGNYLFAPGGQIGLVDFGCVKGIGFDAGDLIRSCVERAWRRGDKDAQRVLRHVFGTKAPYARARKMLSTLEEMAAILFPEGRATGSKVDFGKAESLNMLSRALRRAVKDKITNPEFAFVSRAELGLYSLLHRLGSKVDVATVWRRVEGMGPK from the coding sequence ATGGGAATGGTAAGGAAAGGGGCTTCTGCCGGCATCGTGAGCCGTGGCTTGCGCCTGGGCCGGCTGGGATTGAGCCTGACCGGCAGCTACCTGGGTTACCAGGCGCAGAATCTTTTCTGGGGCGAAGCAACGCGGGACAAACGCCAGCGGGCCTTTGAGGAGCGGGCCTCGAAGCAGGTGCGCCGGGAGTTGGGCTCGCTCAAAGGCGCGGCGATGAAACTGGGCCAATTGTTGAGTCTGCAAACCCATGCCTTGCCCGCCGAAGCTATCGAGGAACTCAGCCAACTTCAAATGAGCGCTCCGGCCATGCATCCCACTCTGGCCCGGGCTCAATTCAAGGCTGCCCTGGGCAAATACCCTGAAGAAGTGCTGGCAGAGTTTGAACCCGAGCCCTTTGCCGCCGCCTCGCTGGGGCAGGTCCATCGCGCGCGGACCAAAGAGGGCGAAAAGGCAGCCGTGAAGATTCAGTATCCGGCCATTCGGTCTTCCATTGAAAGCGATTTCAAATTGCTGAGGTCAGCCATGCTTCCGGCCCGGGCCAGCGGGCATTTGCCAAAAGCCATCCTGGACGAGGTGCAGCGCGGTTTTCTGGAGGAAACCGACTATATTCACGAGGCCAGGAACATCGAATCCTTCGCCAGCGGATTGCGCCGGTTCGAGTATCTGAGCATTCCCAAAGTTCATCCGGGGCTGACAGCCGAGCGGGTCCTGACCATGTCGTTCGTCGAAGGAGAAAACGTGGGGGAATTCTTGAAGAAACGGCCCTCCCCATCGGTGCGGGACCTGCTCGGGGAACGGCTGATCGAGTTGTTTTATTTCCAACTGCATTGGCTTAAGGCACTGCATGCCGATCATCATCCGGGCAATTACCTGTTCGCGCCCGGCGGCCAAATTGGCCTGGTGGATTTTGGCTGTGTCAAGGGCATTGGTTTTGATGCAGGGGACCTGATCCGCTCGTGTGTCGAGCGGGCCTGGAGGCGGGGCGACAAGGACGCCCAACGGGTGCTGCGGCACGTGTTCGGAACCAAGGCGCCCTATGCCCGGGCGCGAAAGATGTTGTCCACACTCGAAGAGATGGCGGCTATCCTTTTCCCCGAAGGCCGCGCTACAGGATCGAAAGTCGATTTTGGCAAAGCGGAATCGCTCAACATGCTCAGCCGCGCCCTCAGAAGAGCTGTGAAGGACAAGATAACCAATCCCGAGTTCGCATTCGTCTCCAGGGCAGAGCTTGGGCTCTACAGCTTGTTGCACCGTCTGGGCTCCAAAGTGGACGTAGCGACAGTGTGGCGGAGGGTGGAAGGGATGGGCCCAAAGTAA
- a CDS encoding potassium transporter Kup, which produces MEGKQATGRYLGILTLGALGVVYGDIGTSPLYALRECFGGTHPLPPTHENVLGVLSLIFWSLLLIVSFKYLSIILRATNKGEGGILAIMALAFSRHSPGAGRRRALLVGLGVFGAALLYGDGMITPAISVLSAIEGLEVATPTFEPFIIPLTILTLIFLFAAQSHGTGRVGAIFGPIMTVWFGSLAVLGIAGIRHQPQVLFSLNPALGLRFLVTNGWDGFVVLGAVFLAVTGAEALYADVGHFGARPIRIAWFSIVLPGLFLNYLGQGALILHDPKAIENPFYILAPHSALYPLVVLSTAATVIASQALISGAFSLTIQAIQLGYLPRMAVKHTSSLERGQIYLPHVNWALMVACIGLVLGFQSSSNMAAAYGIAVTLTMLCTTVLFYFAARRVWEWSAVRAGSLCALFLIVESAFFAANLLKVLNGGWFPLAMGLIIFTLMATWKKGRRLVWNKLRPASMPLEMFLDNIESSKNISRVPGTALFMTANPEGTPIALLHNLKHNKVLHERNLILTILTDEVPQVNPEKRVEIEELAAGFHRMIAHYGFMEEPNVPDLLAGARLEGKPISLNNTTFFLSRETIVPNRSESMARWRQWLFALMGRNAQSASSFYRIPANRVVELGMQVEI; this is translated from the coding sequence ATGGAAGGCAAGCAGGCCACCGGCCGCTATCTTGGAATCCTGACTTTAGGCGCTTTGGGCGTCGTCTATGGCGACATCGGCACCAGCCCACTATATGCGCTGCGCGAATGTTTCGGCGGCACGCACCCGCTGCCTCCGACCCATGAGAACGTCCTGGGAGTCCTGTCGCTTATCTTCTGGTCGTTGCTGCTGATAGTTTCGTTCAAGTACCTCTCGATTATCTTGCGCGCGACCAATAAAGGAGAAGGCGGCATCCTGGCCATTATGGCCCTGGCATTTTCGAGACATTCTCCGGGAGCAGGGCGGCGGCGGGCGCTGCTGGTGGGCTTGGGCGTGTTTGGCGCCGCCCTGCTTTATGGCGATGGAATGATAACGCCGGCCATCTCGGTGCTCAGCGCTATCGAGGGGCTCGAGGTGGCCACTCCCACTTTCGAGCCCTTTATCATACCATTGACCATCCTGACGCTCATTTTCTTGTTCGCAGCCCAGAGCCATGGGACCGGGCGAGTGGGGGCCATTTTCGGCCCGATTATGACGGTGTGGTTTGGGTCGCTTGCAGTGTTGGGGATTGCGGGAATCCGCCACCAGCCGCAGGTGCTCTTCTCGCTCAACCCGGCCCTGGGTCTGCGGTTCCTGGTCACCAACGGATGGGACGGCTTTGTCGTATTGGGGGCGGTGTTTCTTGCCGTCACCGGCGCCGAGGCACTCTACGCCGACGTGGGCCATTTTGGGGCCAGGCCAATTCGGATTGCCTGGTTTTCCATCGTGCTGCCGGGGTTGTTCCTCAATTACCTCGGCCAGGGCGCTCTTATTTTACACGACCCCAAAGCCATCGAGAACCCCTTTTACATCCTTGCGCCGCACTCGGCTCTGTATCCGCTGGTTGTTCTCTCGACGGCTGCTACCGTGATTGCGTCGCAGGCACTCATTTCGGGGGCTTTTTCTCTCACCATCCAGGCGATTCAATTGGGGTATCTGCCGCGGATGGCTGTCAAGCACACCTCGTCGCTGGAGCGGGGCCAGATATATCTGCCGCATGTGAACTGGGCCCTCATGGTGGCCTGCATTGGTCTGGTGTTGGGATTCCAATCTTCCAGCAACATGGCCGCCGCCTACGGCATCGCAGTGACCCTCACGATGCTTTGCACGACGGTGCTGTTTTATTTCGCAGCCCGGAGAGTTTGGGAATGGAGCGCCGTGCGCGCCGGGTCGCTCTGCGCCTTATTCCTCATTGTCGAGAGCGCATTTTTTGCCGCCAACCTGTTGAAGGTGCTTAACGGAGGTTGGTTCCCTCTGGCGATGGGACTTATCATTTTTACCCTGATGGCCACTTGGAAGAAGGGACGGCGCCTGGTCTGGAACAAGCTGCGCCCGGCTTCGATGCCGCTGGAAATGTTCCTGGATAATATCGAGTCGAGCAAAAACATCTCGCGCGTTCCCGGCACCGCTTTATTCATGACCGCCAATCCCGAAGGCACCCCCATCGCGCTGCTGCATAATCTCAAACACAATAAGGTCCTCCATGAGCGCAATCTCATTCTCACCATTCTCACCGATGAAGTGCCCCAGGTGAATCCTGAAAAGCGTGTTGAAATAGAAGAACTGGCCGCCGGTTTTCATCGCATGATTGCCCATTACGGGTTTATGGAGGAGCCCAATGTGCCGGACCTTCTAGCCGGGGCGCGCCTGGAAGGAAAGCCAATCAGCCTGAATAACACCACATTCTTTTTGAGCCGCGAAACCATTGTCCCGAACCGGTCCGAGTCGATGGCGCGCTGGAGGCAATGGCTCTTTGCGCTGATGGGCCGCAACGCGCAATCGGCCAGTTCGTTCTACCGCATCCCGGCCAACCGCGTGGTTGAATTAGGCATGCAAGTGGAGATTTAG
- the metK gene encoding methionine adenosyltransferase, producing the protein MSKNFIFSSESVGEGHPDKVCDTISDAVLDACLAQDPYSRVACETYAKCNLVVVGGEITTKAKLDYNEIARQAIRDIGYTHADDVFHADKVLILNAITSQSSDIAQGVDARKAKGKETAEQGAGDQGLMFGYATNETPELMPAPIMYAHQLGRALTRIRKNGKVKWLRPDAKSQVSVRYAKDQPVEITNVVISTQHSADVEHNTIKEFCIEEVIKKTLPKDLLTRETKYLINPTGRFVTGGPQGDTGLTGRKIIVDSYGGMGRHGGGAFSGKDPSKVDRSAAYMGRYVAKNIVASGLASSAEIQFAYAIGYPDPVSVCVNTFGTGVVSDEDIERAVCEVFSFKPAQIIKQLNLLRPIYSKTTNYGHFGKNDPDITWEKTDKVDALRRAVARYAQPVAAVSLKRAAALANGRPSAPAGSRPGQSAGARPQVSA; encoded by the coding sequence ATGAGCAAAAACTTTATCTTTTCTTCCGAGTCCGTCGGCGAGGGCCACCCGGACAAAGTCTGCGATACGATTTCCGATGCGGTGCTGGACGCCTGCCTGGCGCAGGACCCCTACAGCCGGGTGGCATGCGAGACGTACGCCAAGTGCAATTTAGTGGTGGTGGGCGGGGAAATCACCACCAAAGCCAAGCTGGACTACAATGAGATCGCCCGGCAGGCGATTCGTGACATCGGTTATACCCATGCCGATGATGTGTTTCATGCGGACAAGGTCCTCATCCTGAACGCGATTACTTCGCAAAGCTCCGACATTGCGCAGGGTGTCGATGCGCGCAAAGCCAAGGGCAAGGAAACGGCTGAACAGGGGGCCGGCGACCAAGGTTTGATGTTCGGTTACGCGACCAACGAGACGCCCGAGCTGATGCCCGCGCCCATCATGTATGCCCACCAATTGGGCCGGGCGTTAACCCGGATTCGCAAGAACGGGAAGGTCAAATGGCTCCGACCCGATGCCAAGAGCCAGGTCTCGGTGCGGTATGCGAAAGACCAGCCGGTCGAGATTACCAACGTGGTGATTTCCACCCAGCACAGCGCGGATGTCGAGCATAACACCATCAAGGAATTCTGCATCGAAGAGGTCATTAAAAAGACATTGCCAAAGGATTTATTGACCCGTGAGACGAAGTACCTGATCAATCCGACTGGCCGCTTTGTCACCGGCGGCCCTCAGGGTGATACGGGTTTGACCGGGCGCAAGATTATCGTGGACAGCTACGGCGGGATGGGGCGGCACGGGGGCGGGGCTTTTAGCGGCAAGGACCCTTCAAAGGTGGACCGCAGCGCGGCCTACATGGGCCGGTATGTGGCGAAGAACATTGTCGCATCTGGACTGGCTTCGAGCGCCGAGATTCAGTTCGCCTACGCGATTGGCTATCCCGACCCGGTCTCCGTCTGCGTGAATACCTTTGGGACGGGCGTTGTGAGCGACGAGGACATCGAGCGGGCCGTTTGCGAAGTCTTCAGTTTCAAACCGGCCCAGATTATCAAGCAGCTCAACCTGCTGCGTCCGATTTACTCCAAGACCACCAACTACGGGCACTTCGGCAAGAACGACCCGGACATCACATGGGAAAAAACCGATAAAGTGGATGCCCTGCGCCGGGCGGTGGCCCGCTACGCCCAACCGGTGGCGGCGGTCTCTTTGAAGCGCGCCGCCGCGCTAGCCAATGGCCGTCCGAGCGCTCCCGCGGGGTCGCGTCCCGGCCAATCGGCAGGCGCTCGTCCGCAAGTCAGCGCCTGA
- a CDS encoding type II toxin-antitoxin system PrlF family antitoxin, which produces MVTSTLTDKGQTTVPQEIRDALKVKPRQRLTWSLREDGSAIVRPQRSALELFGSLRSAKKFPGRAVERESAARAASLQAAREGLE; this is translated from the coding sequence ATGGTGACATCCACATTAACGGATAAGGGACAGACCACCGTTCCGCAAGAAATTCGGGATGCGCTCAAGGTGAAACCTCGCCAGCGCCTGACCTGGTCGTTGCGAGAAGATGGCTCGGCCATTGTGCGGCCACAGCGCAGTGCCCTCGAGTTGTTTGGCAGCCTCCGGTCCGCCAAAAAATTTCCGGGCCGCGCGGTTGAGCGGGAAAGCGCAGCACGAGCGGCCAGCCTGCAGGCTGCTCGAGAAGGTTTGGAATAA
- the ahcY gene encoding adenosylhomocysteinase, producing MPTITKNNGKKAAPTSGKTRTDFNVKDLSLAEWGRKEISVAEQEMPGLMAVREKYGAQKPFSGLRLSGSLHMTIETAVLIETLAELGASVRWASCNIFSTQDHAAAAIAKAGFPVFAFKGESLEQYWDFTLLALTHPGGKGPELIVDDGGDATLLLHKGYEMEHGSDWVNTPSSSHEEEVIKKLLKTCAKERPGWFTQAVKEWKGVSEETTTGVHRLYQMLEAGKLLVPAINVNDSVTKSKFDNLYGCRESLADGLKRALGVMIAGKTAVVCGYGDVGKGSAHSLRGFGCRVIVTEIDPINALQAAMEGFEVTTIEETLGEADIYVTCTGNCDVITLEYILKMKDQAIVCNIGHFDNEIQVERLNTAKGVSRVNIKPQVDRYDLPGDRSIYLLAEGRLVNLGCAEGHPSFVMSNSFTNQVLAQLDLWSNRDKYKPGVYRLAKKLDEEVARLHLDKIGVKLTKLSRKQADYIGVPIEGPYKAEHYRY from the coding sequence ATGCCAACGATCACAAAAAACAACGGTAAAAAGGCCGCGCCAACCAGCGGCAAGACCCGGACCGATTTCAACGTAAAGGACCTCAGCCTGGCGGAATGGGGTCGCAAGGAAATCTCCGTGGCAGAGCAGGAGATGCCGGGCTTGATGGCAGTGCGGGAGAAATATGGCGCGCAAAAACCATTCAGCGGCTTGCGCTTATCGGGCTCGCTGCACATGACCATCGAGACGGCAGTTCTCATTGAAACACTGGCCGAGCTCGGCGCATCCGTGCGCTGGGCAAGCTGCAATATCTTCAGCACGCAGGACCATGCCGCTGCAGCGATTGCCAAGGCGGGTTTTCCGGTGTTCGCATTTAAAGGTGAATCACTTGAACAGTATTGGGACTTTACGCTCTTGGCGCTGACGCATCCCGGGGGCAAAGGGCCGGAGCTGATAGTGGATGACGGCGGAGACGCCACCTTGCTGTTGCATAAGGGTTACGAGATGGAGCATGGCAGCGACTGGGTGAACACACCGAGCTCGAGCCACGAAGAGGAAGTCATCAAGAAACTCTTAAAGACCTGCGCCAAGGAACGCCCCGGCTGGTTCACCCAGGCGGTGAAGGAATGGAAGGGCGTCAGTGAAGAAACCACCACCGGGGTGCATCGTCTGTACCAAATGCTCGAAGCGGGCAAGCTGCTGGTGCCGGCCATCAACGTCAATGATTCGGTGACGAAATCCAAGTTCGACAACCTGTATGGGTGCCGGGAGTCGCTTGCGGACGGCCTCAAGCGGGCCCTGGGGGTCATGATCGCGGGCAAAACCGCCGTCGTTTGCGGCTATGGCGATGTGGGCAAGGGCAGCGCGCACAGCCTGCGCGGGTTTGGCTGCCGGGTCATTGTCACCGAGATCGACCCGATTAACGCCCTCCAAGCCGCCATGGAAGGATTCGAGGTGACCACCATCGAAGAGACGCTCGGCGAGGCGGACATTTACGTTACCTGCACCGGCAATTGTGATGTCATCACGCTCGAGTACATCCTCAAGATGAAGGATCAGGCCATTGTGTGTAACATCGGGCACTTCGATAACGAGATTCAGGTGGAGCGATTGAATACGGCCAAGGGCGTTTCGCGTGTGAACATCAAGCCGCAAGTGGATCGGTATGACTTGCCCGGTGATCGCAGCATTTACCTGCTGGCCGAAGGGCGCCTGGTGAACCTGGGTTGCGCCGAAGGCCACCCCAGCTTCGTCATGTCCAACTCCTTCACCAACCAGGTCCTGGCGCAACTTGACCTGTGGAGCAATCGGGACAAGTACAAGCCCGGCGTGTACCGCCTGGCCAAGAAGCTCGATGAAGAAGTCGCCCGGTTGCACCTCGATAAAATCGGGGTAAAGCTCACCAAGCTTTCCCGTAAACAGGCTGACTATATCGGCGTGCCGATCGAGGGGCCGTACAAGGCGGAGCACTACAGGTACTAG
- a CDS encoding metalloregulator ArsR/SmtB family transcription factor: MSSTLKSLRALSDPTRLRIVACLEKDELSVNELQEITRMGQSRISTHLGLLQDSGLVQSRREGKRTFYKLNAQANGTVREFIQLAIRGARELPEHGGDEINLKRVLNRRREQAQVYFNQVAGRFDRVYGPGRSWQAFGHLLLRILPPLVVADLGAGEGLLSELLARRCRKVIAVDNSEKIVAFGAAKAKKNNLKNLEFRLGDLQNPPIEAESVDLVILSQALHHAEEPSKAVAGVYKILKPGGQILILDLARHHFESAHQLYGDRWLGFAESDLNRWLEAAGFKKIEINIVAREEQPPHFETILAGGHK, encoded by the coding sequence GTGTCCTCGACCCTTAAATCCCTTCGGGCGCTGTCGGACCCGACGCGGCTGCGCATTGTAGCATGTCTCGAGAAGGACGAATTGTCGGTCAACGAGCTGCAGGAAATCACGCGGATGGGCCAGTCGCGGATTTCGACCCACTTAGGATTATTGCAGGATTCGGGGCTGGTCCAGTCCCGACGGGAGGGCAAGCGGACCTTTTACAAACTGAATGCGCAGGCCAACGGGACGGTGCGCGAGTTTATTCAGCTTGCCATTCGGGGGGCGCGGGAACTGCCTGAACACGGCGGGGACGAGATCAACCTCAAGCGAGTTCTCAATAGACGGCGGGAACAGGCGCAGGTCTATTTCAATCAGGTGGCGGGCCGTTTTGACCGGGTGTATGGGCCTGGGCGTTCGTGGCAGGCTTTTGGCCATCTGCTGTTGCGAATTCTGCCGCCGCTGGTAGTAGCCGACCTCGGGGCCGGTGAAGGACTGCTCAGCGAGTTGCTGGCGCGGCGGTGCAGAAAGGTCATCGCCGTCGATAATTCAGAGAAGATCGTCGCCTTTGGCGCCGCCAAAGCCAAAAAGAATAATCTCAAGAATCTCGAATTCCGTCTCGGGGACCTGCAGAACCCGCCCATTGAGGCGGAAAGCGTGGACCTGGTTATTCTGAGCCAGGCATTGCATCACGCGGAGGAGCCGTCCAAAGCGGTAGCGGGCGTCTATAAGATTCTCAAACCAGGCGGGCAGATATTGATTCTGGACTTAGCCCGGCACCATTTTGAAAGCGCGCACCAACTGTATGGGGACCGCTGGCTGGGGTTTGCCGAGAGCGACCTGAATCGCTGGCTGGAGGCGGCGGGGTTCAAGAAGATTGAAATCAATATTGTCGCGCGCGAGGAGCAACCTCCTCATTTTGAGACGATTCTGGCAGGCGGCCACAAATAG